AAATGCATTAATTGTCATCACACTAAATACATCCAGAATCAATACGTGCCAGTGTACAACACTGATGTTGAAAAACATGCATAACGGgataatagaagaaaaaatcatGCATAGTATACACTGTAACAGTAAACTGGGAAATGAATGATTTGACTACCCAAACTGCATATTGGTTTTTACTTTGAAGTTTCATGCTAACAGTAACTAATTACCAGCATTATATGAACAGATAACAGTAATGTGGACCTGAAATTTTCCAAATCTTAAGAGTCCACAAGGTAGCAGATGTTTTTATAAACTTCTAAATGACTCCGTAGTCCATAATGAACAGAAGTTACAGCAACCCAGTACTTCTGTAATTGCTTTGGAGTATTCGTAATGGTGTACAACTATTTTCACATGATATTCCATAGACTCTTTATTGACTCTTGAAAAAGCTCTCCCAGTCTTTACTCTTCACATGACTTGCTAACTAAAAACAATATTCTTCCAGCTACTATAATCACAAGCTTTCAGAATGACCATAAAGAAGCCTCTGGACacaatatataaacaaatatgcAGCTATATTTCggcacttgcaaaattttcagaaATGAATACCGGTAATAGTATTTAAACAAAACCTTTTGAACAACTCCTGTAGACCACCATACTGTTGGACATAAATGCCACAAAGGACCAAGACGTAGGATGACCACAGCAAAGCCCAGAACAAAAAAAGCACAACTGGCCTCCATGAGAATACATTTGCCACCTTTAGCTGATTTTTTGCTTCCTCTTCTGAACAACTATCACTTGGGATAGAATTGCCACCTTCAAGATTTTTTCTTTGACAGAATAATTTCCTAGGAGGAGCATCAGGACCATATCCCAATAGCAATATCACCTGGAAGAGAGGATAATGTATGTATTTACAGATagataaaatgtaaattaaaggAGTACAAACATTTGCAGATTATGTTGAAAATGCAATACAATGGGTTTGATCAACATCGTACTGGGATAATAAGGATTGCAGGGTACAGAGACAAGTGTGTAGCCATGACCCACCCAAAAGCTGCCAGTGGAGCTAGTCCTATTGCACATTAGTACAGTTTCAACATTAGACAAAATAATAGATGAAGATCTTAAGTACACAAATATAAAGTGATAGATATATTGAGTTCATGTTGTCTTAATCACTTAGTTACACAATTTCTTCATGAGTTCTCGGCAGCATTTCCAAAATCTAATCAGCTTGCTGAGTACAGCAATAGGAAACCACTCCATTAAAGTAGATATCAGATGGATGAAGACTTGTAAATTCAATGGCAATGATTACAAATTAAATACTGCCCATGCATGTTATAGAAAATATGAAAAGAGAAAGTTAAACATGATGGATATTGGATATCAAAATAAGATATCAGATGCAAGGCTCAAGTATATCACATAAACCAGAGGAATTCTTCTGAAACATAATCTGAAAATCAGCTAACTTAATGGCAAAAGGGATGTCAGACATCAAATTTGATAGAAAacacacaaggaaaaaaaacttgttCCTTAAATTTGGCTAGGGTGTTCGGTCTTTAGTAAATTTCTCATGTACAGGCATTCAGCCTCCCTTTAGTAGTCATGTTTTATTGGTTACATCACTAAatcgaaaaagaaaacatatttcttttattcaacACAACCTAAGACCAAAAAGTGTTTCCAAGTAAACagaaaaaaagtagaaataaaAACCATCCGAAAAATCCTTTATCAAAATCTTTTTTGTATAAATGCAATTCTTGCTAATAAGTGAGATTCCCACCGTCACTTCTCATCAGAACTTCCTCGAGAAAGAAAAACTGACTGTTCTTTTCAGCACACAAAACCaagcatttttcattttttcaatatTAGAGAGCAAATAAGTcttaaccaaaaaaatcaacaaaaaccaATGAAGCATGATAGGTGTGAGTCAGTAGAATCAATGAAATATCTAAAAATTCAGAAATTAAATACCAAAGGTTATTAGCTGCTTACGTGAACATGCTCCATAAAGTGATAACACAACCATCAAGTTCTCAATTGCAGATGTGGATAGACCAACGCATGCAACTATTGTGAAAGGATTCCATAAGTATACAAGAGCAGCAAAATCTCCTGAAGGAAGAAACTCTGGAAAAATGAAGATACTATCAAAAGGGATGAAAACAAATTTGCCGAGTTCCAAAAAGATCCACAGCCTGAAGGGGCActtttaacattaaaatatatgatcatCATTTACCCTGCAGAACAATAACTGCAAGTACCCTGTTTTTTTCTCAGCGACtcaataaaaacacattttatttttctggaaAGAGTGCTAGATATAAAAGTAGCATGCTTTTTATTATCCAAACATGAGACTGACATGGTCTTCACCATCCATTTGTTCACAGACATGTAATTTTATCCACAAGTTTCAAGTCTATTGATAAAATTACAGATAAATccttttttgataaataaatatattcagaCTCTGATGTTGAAACCCTAAATAGTGAGTTCCATTTCGTATCCTTTTCTTCCCCTTTTAATACACTATCCTGGAAAAGGGAAGAAAAGCAAAGCCAAGAGTCTAAAAAGGGCACTCCTACTTCCATATCTAATTGTTAATGTAATCTCCATGCAAGTACCATGATATGATTATCTAATAATACAGCATGCacgaaattattaaaaaaaaaacctctctTGGAAGTCACAATATATCTTTAACTGCAAAGggtcttcaaagttcaaacttatacactaattttatttaaaaatttaaaataacaaataaaaattggagAAGCACACCCGACCATAATCATCGGAAATTTAAACAGAAGGGTCACACTTGTAGCAGATGCTAACAACCTGAATTCTCTGTCAAATTATGAAGGCCAAGGGATTGCAAACTTGAAATGTATGCCACCTTGAGTTTTTCACCAGCAGCACAAATAAGCATTGCACTGACCACATCTGCAATCACAAAAACCAAGCTATATCCAGAAATGAGTTGATTAATTACTGTTTAACTACTAAGTATGCAATATACACCAGGAGGAAAACAAGGGTGAAGAACTACATATACAAGATACAATGACAAACAGCATTACGAGTATAAATACTAACTATTGAGGAATGGAGATCACAGCAATTATGATTCACAGGCTATGGAAACAAACATGTTGGGCAATCTAAGGGGGATAAACACCGGGGAGATCTTCAGCAATAGGGCTAGAGCACACCAAATAAGTGAACCTGACACCACACTTCAACTCAAAACCTTAAGAATCAAGTTTATAGGTCTTTCCTTCGCTTATATGTTACTCAACTTTCTCATTTTTACCCAATGTTGGACTTCACCTCACAATTATACTCCAACAAGACATCTGAATAAATACTAATTATAAGTAAAAGGCAAAGAAAGTTACCTGCATAAAAGATGATCGGGTTGTCCTTCAATTCTGTAGCATCAACAACATATTCAAAGTCATTATAGCATAGGAATTTCAAAATCAGCATGTGGCTCCATTGAAATTAAGCAACGAAACAAAAAATGATACAATTGACAGCAGGTACCTTCTAACTGTGAGCGGGCCGAGAAGCGTCAATAACAAAGGGGAACCATGGTACATTGATCCTGGCAACAAGAACAAGAGCCTGAGATTCTACTACACACCACAAAACAATAACAGTAATCGACGGAATCAAcgaatctgaaaagaaaaagaaaaaaagtgaagtGAAAACCAGCATAGGGTGACAGCGATGACTGCTTCAGCCAGTAACCCTCGGCCACTGCGAAAAGAGAAGTTGAAGTTGAGCAGAAAGCATGCATATAAAATTGAATGTATAAAATTGAAGAAGAGCATACGACGACGGAGGCTGGTGAGGGGGGTGGAGACTTCGGGGCGAGAAGAGAGGTTGAGATTTTTGGGGAAGAAGAGGAGAATGAGCCTCAAAACGACGGAACCAAGAACCCAAGTCCAGAACCATTGcaccttcttcttcatcatcgtCTTCAGATCGGAGCTGCTGCTTCGCTTGCCtctgcctctgcctctgggtTTTTCGGAAGAGGACCAAAACGAACTTCTATTGCGGTGGTTctgcttctgtttttttttttttttttttatcagaggtAAATCGTAAATTACAATCTTCCGAGGCCCATCCTGTTTATTCaattcggttttttttttttcctgaggtCAATTTGGTTATTTCCAAgtgtatttactatttttatattattttaattattacacgatattaaatattatattatatatcaaaatattaaataatatactaTTGTTGCATGATCGtggaaaatttatttcaataatttatataaatgtttcTATGTAATCAATTAGGCCATCCCAACTCAAAGGTGTTGGTTAATCCGAACCATATGCAAATTAGGCGCatgatgacattttttttttacctgacTTGGGTTTCAAACTGGGGTGAGCATATGTTGTTTCAAAGTTCAAAGAGTAGGAAacatttaactttaaaataattcatttaataatatttaattgactctgcttaaaaaattgtcaattcaaactaaattaatatgattaaaatcaaattgatttgatttagatAATTgggttatgataaaaaaaatcttatatatgttcaagcttttatctttatttatttattttgtctatTTTATGTTACAGACTTACAGAGTATAATACTGTTTCTTATTTTCAATcactaaatatttaatatttattttttctataattgacACTTAacatatatcattattttttactaaaaatatgataaaaaaaaatatgaccagATTAGAGCACTAGGTAATACtagataagatcaagagaattaTAAAACGGAGGAAAAATTAggtactaaaatataaaatatactaatctaaagttttaaaaaatgggtTAGTCATCgagttaaaaaaagaagaagataaaattagaaacaaaatataaaatgtgctaataaaaagttaaaaaataattggttaGATAATCGAGTTTAATCACGTTAGAAAAGgataaatataataactaaagCGATAATAATTAGCTTGTTTCATATTTGATcggaaattaattaaataattgagtcaaacaaaataaattgaatttgtttgaTTTGGATTGTCAATTCATCATATCATTCCAATATAATAAATACCCCTAATGTCTTATGCTGAATAACATGATTCATTGTgtgtattttataaatatcatcTACCCTTTTTAGTATCAAGTATATCTTTATTACATATTGTTATCTTGTTAACATCTTTATTGACTTGtgacaacaaaataataaaagaaatgagaatcaaatgaggtttgaaattaaaaaaaaaaaaagagaataaatgcAGTAATAGACTTAGGATAACCTATATATAGCCATCTTTATAGGAGTAaatctcatatttttattttcactgaaGTCGTGGCAAAAAGGATATCTTAAATAGATATTTAATTGTCATAATTTCAACATAAAATTCATGTTATTATAATTATCACAAGGATCGAGGAacatttcataattaaaaaataaagcataTCCCAGTAACTAACACATATGTAGTGTAAATGATTCACATGTAGTCTGTATCAGCTAACCGACTACCATTACTTATACAAGTCCTTAGTGGATAACATGAGACAGTTATCAACTCGATCATTGTCATTGTCTTCACTTATAAGACAGAATacaatggaagagaagataAGTGACATATACATCAATATATACACATCTCAAAATAAGTACTGACTTTTACTATCAAAGTTCTTTTTCAAGTATTTCATCCCACATCGAAAAAGGAGATTAGACTGAAAAGATAGCTTTCAATAGGTTAGACAAATGGAGCACTCGCTGACAACAACATCCACACCTCAATAAAGGATGTAACTAAAATGATGTTAGTGACTAAAGTGTCTCTTCACCTTTATTAAGATATGCATATCGATACCAAAACATTACTCGGCATGTTTGCTTCAAAAGTGCGTTGAGTTGGGGCTATTTGTTTAACTGCCAAAATAAGTTCACCCTTGGCCAAGGGCATTTGTTGGTAAAAAATACTGGTTAATACATTGACCAAAGTTAAGCATATGAAAAATTAGTGCAATAAAACTTTGGAACACCTTTTATAACAGGAGAATATTTTTTGGCCTAAAGTAAATTGATATTGTTTTATCGTAAAATAGATTAGAACTCATCCCAAGAACCTTAGGCCTTGTATTAAACAATTTAGTTAATCTAGGATACCTTATACTATGTATTAGTCATAATCAACAATGTCACGTATGCATTTATTACATGCTATTTACTTAGCCAAAAACATTCTTGAATTGAGtgttaaaacattatttattggaacataattaatttcaatcacaactcaatcatatcaaaagaaaaaatcatcatCAACGACTCATTTTAGATTTTGATCAAAGTCAACCTTAAACATCACGGACATAATATTAACTTTTGACTAtcacaacaataataatttttgtttaattaaatttatatttctaaaaaaccTCCCAACTCCACCTCAccacaacatattttttatttattaaattaccattatcatataataactttttaaatcAAATGCAGTTTTTCCaacttttttaaagtaaaaaaattgtggatatCACAATCCAATATTTATCCTTGAAAACAGTaactttcattaaaaacaataaattttgaaaatttatctttttttatctagtttttgaaaaattatctaATACTCCTATTAAATTTGTTCACTAATATTTCTCAACTGACAATTAGGTGCGAATTCGTTTGAAACATAGAAAAAATATCAGAGATTGAATTTTATCTTGTTcgaatataatattttctatgGCAGTATAAatggaatttaattttaaatacactatcaatataaaatatttttacgcTACTGTATCAATTGATTAGGAATTATCTTaaacatgattttcaaataattattataaagtcaataatcttaattattttataattcataactagataaaaagaaaatctaaatattttcattatatccCACCTAAATTCTTATTCATTTACTGTTCATAGCctctctctttttttgattGAAACGTAATTACAAAGTAAGTTGGGTTCTtgggaaaaaataaagaaaaagttggATACTTGGAAGCATTTTGGGAGCATACTTGTCCACCAAGTAGAGTTGTATACAAATACCATAACATAACCTTGGCAAATAGTGTATATCATATCATCCCAGTCCAGAAGAAACTATCCGTCTAAAGGCCCACccacctctctctctccctctctctctctttacacACCCACGACACAACAGCCAaatcctatttttcttttttgttttatcaaacaaaacagagaaaaaaaaggttgtGAATTTTGCAGTTGCGTGCGTTTCTGTTCCATACAATTTCGATTTCAATGGCGAGGCCTAATCAGGAGGCAGTCGAGACGTTCGTCAGCATCACTGGCTTGACAGAAGCAGTAGCGCTGCAAAAATTAGAGGtatttttccccctttttttcctAATTATAAAAAGTACTTGATAGGTTTTATTGGGatcgaaagaagaagaaaaagtaacggaatttgaattttcaatacTGTTAATCGATCAAAGTTAGGGTTTTTATGCATTGTTGGCTGCagttatcttttaattatttattaatgtttattgCTGTAAATTTTGCAAAAGATGGTCGATTTGTGTGTacccatgttctttctcttggTGAATTTTGCAGTCACAgttaattgat
This region of Glycine soja cultivar W05 chromosome 17, ASM419377v2, whole genome shotgun sequence genomic DNA includes:
- the LOC114394154 gene encoding phosphatidylinositol glycan anchor biosynthesis class U protein-like, which gives rise to MMKKKVQWFWTWVLGSVVLRLILLFFPKNLNLSSRPEVSTPLTSLRRLAEGYWLKQSSLSPYAGSMYHGSPLLLTLLGPLTVRRIEGQPDHLLCSLVFVIADVVSAMLICAAGEKLKVAYISSLQSLGLHNLTENSEFLPSGDFAALVYLWNPFTIVACVGLSTSAIENLMVVLSLYGACSRLAPLAAFGWVMATHLSLYPAILIIPVILLLGYGPDAPPRKLFCQRKNLEGGNSIPSDSCSEEEAKNQLKVANVFSWRPVVLFLFWALLWSSYVLVLCGIYVQQYGGLQELFKRTYGFILTIQDLSPNIGVLWYFFAEVFDFFRNFFLIVFHGNILLMIAPLALRLNHRPCFLAFVYIVISSMLKSYPSVGDSALYLGLLGLFAYELKDMQFSFFLFSGYIGVSLLSPVMHNLWIWRGTGNANFYFATAIAYVCLQIILVVESVSAMLNHDRKLTKLYTAKLQNIKS